From Bacteroidota bacterium:
TGAATGCCTGTTTCGATGAGATTAATAACCTCGTCGTACTGAACGGTCTTTACGGGTACAACCGCATTTTCAGGAATTTCATGTCCGTCCTCCACATCCTCGTAAGGAATACCGGCGTCGAAGAAAGTATAATTAGAATGAATTACATATCTGATATGGGCATCAACCCACTTAGGAGATTCAAAACTAAACTTAAAGTCAAGTTTGTTTTGTTTTTCTAATAGGTTAAAATAGTTGTATTGCTTATAATTGCTCTGGTAAAGCCAGAATTGAGATTCCGGATAATATGAATAAATACCCAGGCTTGCGCTTAGTTTATGTTCTTGAAAGAGCTTATAGTTAGCTTGTCCAAACAGTTCAAAAGCATCGATATATTTTCCTGAAATATTATAGCTTCCGTGTGCCTCTATATCTAAGTTCTCCAGGGGAAATATTCTACCCGAAGCTTTCATGCTTACGGTGCTACCTTTCATATAGGCAGGAATAACCTGATTGTCGCTTATTACTTTTAAAGTGTCATAGCCGTAATTCTGATAGTTATATCCTATTCCGGCCTTTAGGTAAGAACGACCGTGTTTACCTCTTACTCCCATAAGTAAATCATTCTGGAGGAATTGGTAACTTGTACTGTCATTAGTTTCGGAAGTATTGAACACATCGCTGCCAAAGAAATATTTATTAGTACTAACCTTGTCGGAGTATTTAAAATACTTAGTTTCGGCATTCCCTATATGTTGTATAAAAGCACGGCCTCCCAATTCGCTGATCTCAAAAGGCAACATATAATAGTGATTAATATATAGTCTTTTACCTTTTAACAGTGAGACTGATTCTCTCTCAAGATTCATTGAAAATGCAGTACGGGTAGCGAAGTCAGGATTACCTGTAGTAAATAATAAGTCATCTTCAATTCCTCCACTTTCATTATTTAGCAGATCCTGAAAGACTACATGAGCTTTTAAACGATAGTTTCTGTTTTTAGTTTTGTAATTAACAGTTGCCTGCATGTTGCCCTGACTTGTTAAACTATTTTTGTACCTGCCAACAGATCGCAATCCTTTGTATCCAACAGAAAAGTTAAGGTTGGGGTTGATATTTGCTGCAAATATGGCATCTAGAAACTGTCCTCTGTAATAGCCTGTTCTTAAAGCTAGTTCAGTAAAAGGTGTGGCAACGTCGTAATAGTTTATATCTTCTTTTTCGAGGAAGTTTTGTTGTTTGGTTTTGAATCCAATTTGTGGAATCAAAGAATGTCCTTCCTGATAGGAAAGCAGATTGTAGTTTTCTCCCTGGTTTGCAAATTTTAGAAGTAGAAGATCGTCTTTTCTTAAAAGATTGTGACGAAAATACTTTTTTATAGTCAATGTGCTATCCACATGGGTAGAGTCTCCGTCGTAATGATAAATTTTATATCTCTGAATTGAATCTTTGCTCACTCCCTTATACCAATCTAAAGGGTCGATAGTTGATTGCGAAAAAACCGGTAACGCAAACAGTGTTAAAGATATAAATGATAGGATTTTCTTCACAGATAGATATTTTCTCTAATTATTATCAGTTATATGGCTTGGCATATGTACGGAAGCAAATTTAGTTTAAATTTTTATTTATGTTTTATGATTTACGCTTTTTTAAAGGTTTGGCAGGTTCGGAGTGATTATCTGTGAGGTAAGCATTGATATAGATTGACTTCATGGCCGACAAGCTAAAATGAAAAAGCAATTTATCTACTTTAGTTACAGTGAGATAAATTGCTTTAATTAATATTGGTAAATTATAGAGTTACCAGCTTCTTTTGTCGAAAATACCATTTGCTCCATTAGCATATTTATGATCTATACTTCCATTTATTGTCAGTCCTTCGAAAACCAGCGGTTGAGAAAAGTTAGTGTATTTAAAGTCTACATCCTGCATCGTTGCATTTTTGAATGAAACACCCGATGAGAAATTTGTGTACTTAAATTCTGCAAGACCATCAAAGTTTGAGTTTTCAAAGTTTATGCGTCCATCAAAGTTAGTATACTTGAATATTGCTATATTTTGAAAGTTACTTCCAATGAAACGTACATCGTCATCGAAGTTAGTATACTTAAATATTGCTTCCTTTTTAAATATTACTCCATTGAATGAAGTTTTTTCTTCAAAATTTGTGTATTTGAAGTTTGCATCGTCGTTGAATTTAGATTTTGTAAAATCTGAATTAGATTCGAAGTTTGTGTATTTAAACTCAACATAATCATCGAAAGTAGAAGATTGAAAATTAACTAATCCGTAAAAAGTAGTGTATTTAAATGTTACCTCTTTATTGAAAGTACAATTATTGAATGTCACAGGATTCTTAAATTTAGTAATATAGAGAATGTCATCATCTTCCTTATTTAAATATCCGGTTACACTTCCTCTGAAATTACAATTTTCAAATTCAATTTTTTGTTCTATTGTGATGATAATTTTTTCATCATCAATATCAAACCATCCGTCTCCTTTCTTTTCAATATTATTTTTTAGCGAAGTAAGGTCCAGGTCTCCATTTATTGTCATGTTTTTATAGGAGATGATTTCTCCGGAGTCAATTTTTCTTAAAATGTCTTCTGCGTCGATAGTGTTTTGCGAGAATCCTATAGTCGCAATTAGCATTAAGTTTATTATGAGGATAATCTTTTTCATCTTATATATATTTATACAGTGTTAATTTTCTTTTATACCTATAAGACGTTCAAATTATATAGGTGTTGCAAATGTTAGTGTAATAAATTAATACAATCCTTTATTCTTTTAAATTATTAAGTTTGTAACTTAATAACCTGAGTTTGACGAGAGAATTAAAATACAGATAATTAATGTTTAGTAAGGAAGAAGCAAGAAAAATACGTCAGGACTTTTGGATAACATTTGGCAAAAGGACAGCTCTTATGAAAACAGAGTATGGAGAAAAGAAAAGGTGGATACAATTCAATACCGGAATTAAGGATCTTTCTTTTAAGTTTGAGGCCGAAAGAAAATTTGCAAGAGTATGCATAGACTTCGAACAGCGCGATTTTGATAAGAAAGTAGCTTATTGGGAGAAATTTGAGAGCTTAAAGACTCTAATAAACGATTCAACTCCCTGTGATTTAACCTGGGAAGAGTTTTTTATGCTCGATAATGGTAAGGAAATCTCCAGGATTTATTGCCAGCTCGACGGCGTAAGTTTATATAATCAACAAAAATGGCCGCAGATATTCGATTTCTTCATCGAAAACATGACACCAATCGAAGAAGTGTTTATAGAATATAAAGACTTTATTAAGGATATATAATTTTGCGCCTTATCCTGCTGTCCGCTTCTACGCTTCGTCGCTAAAGACTTTCACAATAGTTTTGCCATGGTCTCTTCCCTAAAGTCAGAGCCACGGCAAAATTTTGTTCAATGTCTTTAGCTCCTGTAGGGTAACGCTGCCATCAGGGGCGTTTGTTGATTAGTGATAGTGTAGTTTACTATATATATTAAATATAAGTATAGTTTAGCTCATTAGATATTCTTCTGTCCATACAGCGCAAGGTCAATTAAATCATTATATAATATCAACCCTATGTAGTTTACCTGATCAAAGCTACTGTGTTTACCC
This genomic window contains:
- a CDS encoding putative porin; translation: MKKILSFISLTLFALPVFSQSTIDPLDWYKGVSKDSIQRYKIYHYDGDSTHVDSTLTIKKYFRHNLLRKDDLLLLKFANQGENYNLLSYQEGHSLIPQIGFKTKQQNFLEKEDINYYDVATPFTELALRTGYYRGQFLDAIFAANINPNLNFSVGYKGLRSVGRYKNSLTSQGNMQATVNYKTKNRNYRLKAHVVFQDLLNNESGGIEDDLLFTTGNPDFATRTAFSMNLERESVSLLKGKRLYINHYYMLPFEISELGGRAFIQHIGNAETKYFKYSDKVSTNKYFFGSDVFNTSETNDSTSYQFLQNDLLMGVRGKHGRSYLKAGIGYNYQNYGYDTLKVISDNQVIPAYMKGSTVSMKASGRIFPLENLDIEAHGSYNISGKYIDAFELFGQANYKLFQEHKLSASLGIYSYYPESQFWLYQSNYKQYNYFNLLEKQNKLDFKFSFESPKWVDAHIRYVIHSNYTFFDAGIPYEDVEDGHEIPENAVVPVKTVQYDEVINLIETGIHKDIKFGVFGLDTRTVFQKVLSGEEVLRIPEIVTRNTIYYQDDWFRHALQVQTGVSVKYFTEFSSYSYNPLIGAYYRPGNEINTNNTEGTFYLGSPPENDTKIGNYPLFNFFFNARIRTIRIFFEVENFTSPAGNYNYFSAPHYPGADLSIRFGLVWNFFT
- a CDS encoding pentapeptide repeat-containing protein: MKKIILIINLMLIATIGFSQNTIDAEDILRKIDSGEIISYKNMTINGDLDLTSLKNNIEKKGDGWFDIDDEKIIITIEQKIEFENCNFRGSVTGYLNKEDDDILYITKFKNPVTFNNCTFNKEVTFKYTTFYGLVNFQSSTFDDYVEFKYTNFESNSDFTKSKFNDDANFKYTNFEEKTSFNGVIFKKEAIFKYTNFDDDVRFIGSNFQNIAIFKYTNFDGRINFENSNFDGLAEFKYTNFSSGVSFKNATMQDVDFKYTNFSQPLVFEGLTINGSIDHKYANGANGIFDKRSW
- a CDS encoding DUF4268 domain-containing protein, whose amino-acid sequence is MFSKEEARKIRQDFWITFGKRTALMKTEYGEKKRWIQFNTGIKDLSFKFEAERKFARVCIDFEQRDFDKKVAYWEKFESLKTLINDSTPCDLTWEEFFMLDNGKEISRIYCQLDGVSLYNQQKWPQIFDFFIENMTPIEEVFIEYKDFIKDI